A portion of the Edaphobacter bradus genome contains these proteins:
- the rpsO gene encoding 30S ribosomal protein S15, with product MLAAAKKTDIIAKFRTHDTDTGSPEVQIAILSERIGELTEHFKEHKKDHGSRRGLLMLVSKRRRLLDYLKKCDADRYRDVIGKLGIRK from the coding sequence GTGTTAGCCGCCGCTAAGAAGACCGATATTATTGCGAAGTTTCGCACCCATGACACCGACACCGGTAGCCCCGAGGTTCAGATTGCCATTCTGAGCGAGCGCATCGGTGAGTTGACGGAGCACTTCAAGGAACACAAGAAGGACCACGGATCGCGCCGCGGGCTGTTGATGCTCGTGAGCAAGCGCCGCCGTCTGCTTGATTACCTGAAGAAGTGCGACGCCGATCGCTATCGTGACGTGATCGGGAAGCTGGGAATCCGCAAGTAA
- a CDS encoding response regulator has protein sequence MRALIVDDSSVMRKVVERALRQSGLELTEVLQASNGEEALQVLRDDAGKASPIGLILSDINMPVMDGLQFLEARRDANLAPGVPVVMITTEGSEPFVLRAIAAGAQGYICKPFTADQVKIRVVPLLQAA, from the coding sequence GTGCGAGCGCTAATTGTGGATGATTCTTCCGTGATGCGTAAGGTGGTTGAGAGAGCGCTGCGTCAGTCGGGACTGGAACTGACCGAGGTGCTGCAGGCTTCCAACGGCGAGGAGGCGCTGCAGGTTCTGCGAGACGATGCAGGGAAGGCTTCGCCGATCGGACTGATTCTGAGTGACATCAATATGCCGGTGATGGATGGGCTGCAGTTTCTGGAGGCGCGGCGTGATGCGAATCTGGCGCCGGGGGTTCCAGTGGTGATGATCACGACCGAGGGTAGCGAGCCGTTTGTGCTGCGTGCGATTGCAGCCGGGGCGCAGGGGTATATCTGCAAGCCGTTTACCGCCGACCAGGTGAAGATTCGAGTCGTTCCGCTGTTGCAAGCGGCTTGA
- a CDS encoding flagellar hook-basal body protein, with protein MDSGLYAAYTGLMARTQALDTAANNVANAGTNGFRAQRDYFRSALVDGLSPNSLGESQVGNTVNDFGILGGNHLDLGQGQLQTTGNPLDLAIQGSGFFAIKTAQSIQYTRDGAFTRSSTGVLQTNLGEPVLDKSQQPITIPTGSIHIAPDGTVSVSTADGSAAVGQIGVFTFSDSSTLSAEGTNRFSANGAKPAIADGAIQQGALEGANEDAIHGTMQLILVQRQAEMMQKALSVFNNDFDKTAAEELPRV; from the coding sequence ATGGACAGCGGACTCTACGCGGCATACACCGGTCTCATGGCGCGCACCCAGGCGCTCGACACCGCCGCCAACAATGTCGCCAACGCGGGAACCAACGGATTCCGCGCCCAGCGCGACTACTTCCGCTCCGCGCTCGTCGATGGACTCTCCCCAAACTCTCTCGGCGAGTCCCAGGTAGGCAACACCGTCAACGATTTCGGCATCCTTGGCGGCAATCACCTCGACCTGGGCCAGGGACAGCTCCAGACCACCGGCAACCCGCTCGACCTCGCCATTCAAGGCAGCGGCTTCTTCGCCATCAAGACGGCACAGAGCATCCAGTACACCCGCGACGGAGCCTTCACCCGCTCCTCCACAGGAGTTTTGCAAACCAACCTTGGCGAGCCTGTGCTCGATAAGAGCCAGCAGCCGATCACCATCCCCACTGGCTCCATCCACATCGCCCCCGATGGGACCGTCTCCGTCTCAACAGCAGACGGCAGTGCAGCCGTAGGCCAGATCGGCGTCTTCACCTTCTCCGATTCATCCACCCTCTCCGCCGAGGGAACCAACCGCTTCTCCGCCAACGGAGCGAAGCCGGCCATCGCCGACGGTGCAATCCAGCAAGGGGCCCTCGAAGGAGCCAACGAGGACGCCATCCACGGAACCATGCAACTCATCCTCGTCCAGCGACAGGCAGAGATGATGCAAAAGGCGCTCAGCGTCTTCAACAACGACTTCGACAAGACCGCGGCTGAAGAGCTACCGCGAGTCTGA
- the flgG gene encoding flagellar basal-body rod protein FlgG, which produces MIRALYTAASGMSAQQANLDTIANNLANSATAGFRARRLQFEDMIYQNIITPGTAQSQQTVSAGLQIGLGTRSVATEMVQTQGNFNQTGSPFDLAIQGAGFFQVSRPDGVLAYTRSGNFHMNNQGQITTADGDILLPAITIPSNASAPTISQYGVVSVTLAGQTTPTQLGTIQLATFANPGGLSSIGGNLFEPTGSSGNAITDTPGGNSGVGTLQQGYLENSNVDVVEEFVQMILAQRAYESNSKVIHAADDMYSQVNNIIR; this is translated from the coding sequence ATGATCCGAGCCCTCTACACGGCCGCCAGCGGTATGAGCGCCCAGCAAGCCAACCTCGACACCATCGCCAACAACCTCGCCAACTCCGCAACCGCAGGCTTCCGCGCCCGCAGGCTCCAGTTCGAGGACATGATCTACCAGAACATAATCACGCCCGGCACCGCGCAGAGCCAGCAGACCGTCTCCGCCGGCCTCCAGATCGGCCTCGGAACCCGCTCGGTGGCCACCGAGATGGTCCAGACCCAGGGCAACTTCAACCAGACCGGCAGCCCCTTCGACCTCGCCATCCAGGGAGCAGGCTTCTTTCAGGTCTCGCGCCCCGACGGAGTCCTCGCCTACACGCGCTCCGGAAACTTCCACATGAACAACCAGGGACAGATCACCACAGCCGACGGCGACATTCTTCTTCCCGCCATCACCATCCCATCCAACGCCAGCGCTCCCACCATCTCGCAATACGGCGTCGTCTCGGTCACACTTGCCGGCCAGACCACCCCAACTCAGCTCGGCACCATTCAACTCGCCACCTTCGCCAATCCTGGCGGCCTAAGTTCCATCGGAGGCAATCTCTTTGAGCCAACCGGCTCCTCCGGTAACGCCATCACCGATACACCCGGCGGCAATAGTGGAGTAGGGACCCTCCAGCAAGGCTACCTCGAAAACTCCAACGTCGACGTCGTCGAGGAGTTCGTCCAGATGATCCTCGCGCAGCGCGCCTACGAGAGCAACTCCAAGGTCATCCACGCCGCCGATGACATGTACTCGCAGGTAAACAACATAATCCGTTAG
- a CDS encoding flagella basal body P-ring formation protein FlgA, protein MHRRPTHTVQLACLTALWGLAATPRSFAVCINAQDAAAVRWDPILHQQWRTTTDCEHPERPAQSRLIASSWTLARTNPTANLASKPTAPLVVRAGERVHLWGQEANVRMEITGIAEESGAIGSFVHVRLTQPTAGVSEQQLRGIVRGPSNVEMQR, encoded by the coding sequence ATGCATCGCCGCCCAACCCACACTGTTCAACTCGCCTGCCTCACTGCCCTATGGGGACTCGCCGCCACTCCGCGTTCTTTCGCCGTCTGCATCAACGCGCAAGACGCGGCTGCCGTCCGCTGGGATCCCATCCTGCATCAGCAATGGAGAACCACCACTGACTGCGAACACCCCGAACGTCCCGCACAGTCAAGGCTGATCGCTTCATCCTGGACACTCGCTCGAACCAACCCTACAGCCAACTTGGCTTCAAAGCCCACCGCCCCGTTGGTCGTCCGCGCCGGCGAAAGAGTCCACCTGTGGGGCCAGGAGGCCAACGTCCGAATGGAGATCACAGGCATCGCCGAAGAGAGCGGCGCCATCGGCTCCTTCGTTCACGTGCGCCTCACACAACCAACCGCAGGCGTATCCGAACAGCAACTGCGGGGAATCGTCCGCGGCCCCTCCAACGTGGAGATGCAGCGATGA